GGATCCACACCCTTCATCCCCACTGCGCTAACCTCCGTTTTGGAGTCCTGGCACTGGCCCACCGACAGTCCATCGCCTCGCTCATAGCTGGTGGCGTCCCCGCCTCCTCCGTGTGGCCTACCTGTCTCTCCCAGAGTCTCTTCTAAGTCCAACAACTATAGAGATCTCCCTAAATCCCAAAACCTCTGACTCTAATCTCGTCGATGGCCATCATTCTTCATCGTCTGAAATCGAGCTTGTGTTCCAGGCATTCGAAGAATAGGAGGATTATATAATAATTGCTACAGAGAGATATTACATTGACGTCCCATGATTTCTTTTAAAGAGAAAAGAAATCATGCTCACGAGAGCCCGTCCCCGATCTCGATTCCTCTCGAATCTGTCATCGCAAAAATTTGCTCTAACTAATTCCACTGCTACTACCTATGCCAGTCTAACGGTATGTACATCGCTGTTACCGAATTATTCCGATGTCTCGGATTCACAAAATTACCGAGATCAATCTATCACGTCATCGCGCCATGACCCGACCATAAAAAGCCCAACGCAGCTGCAGCTCCACACCTGCGCCTCCACTCCAGCAGTCGTCCACACTCAGGCCAGAAACACAGCAAGCAATGCCCAAcccctcctccgcctcgccgtcgccgctccCGCCACCGGCGCCAGCCGccactcgccgccgccgccgccgctggcagCTCCTCCCGCCGTCATCCTCCACCTCCGGTGCTTCCGCGACCTCGTcttcgtcgtcctcctcctcttccggcctctccttctccttcccgtCCTTCTCGCCGGCGCCCTCGCCGTTCCACCACCGCTTCCTCTCCCCGCTCCGCGCCTCCGCGGTGCCCTTCTCCTGGGAGCACCGCCCCGGCATCCCCAAGACCCCCGCGCGCCAGACGGCCCGCGTCAACAAGGCCGCCAaggcgccgccgctgcccctCCCGCCCTCCATCCTCTCCAGCAAGGTCGGCGCCGCTAAGGACCCCTTCTCCACCGCCGCCGACTACTTCATCGTCCCCGAGAACGCGAAGGCGgcgaggcggcgccggcgcaggcagCAGCGGCGGCCGCGGCAGCCGGCGCTTGCCGCCACCCTGACCGACTGGCTCGCCGTGCTGAGCTTCTACCGGTCGTGCACGAGGCCCCACGACTGCCTCGCCGGAACGcagccgccgcgcccgcgcgcTCCGGCGAAGACCCGCTGATCGGATGAGTGAGTGAGTTTGCTCTCGCGCGCGCCGCGTGTTTAATTCCTTGTTGCGCGCGGGCGTCGCATGTACGTACTTGTGTGTGGGTGTGGGCGTTCGTGCCGATTAAGAATGTGCTTAGGAGTAGTCACACTTGGCTTGACATTGTAATTAAGGTGGTTTCCCCATGTGCGTGTGCTTGTTTCCAGGCAAAAATTGGTTAAATATTCCGGACGGTAATTAGTGGGTCGAACTAATGACTTGATGCCGCATGCAGCTGCTGCTGGTAGTGCTGATGCTACGTACTTTACATGTTGGTGATATTTAGTTCGTTGCATGTGTCCCACCGTTAATTAGGTTGCAAGCAAGCTTGGTTGAGATACAGCGGCAGATCCACCCGGGGTTACCTCTGGACACATCTAGGAGCCCTCAAGCCTTCCTTTTCTATTCAATTTCTGGGCATGGGCatgcaggaggaagaagaaaataaaacgaggatgaggaagaagaggagagtCCTCTAGTTTTTGGCTCTGGATCCACAGCTATTGAGATACATATATGTGCCGTTATGTTTGTGACAAATTGTATTAACCTCTTTTGTTAGCCTATATATAAAAAACACTTGAAATGCATGGTTCAATGTGTGAATTTGACCTATAAATCAAACTGTTGGAGAATGGAGAGTCGATCAGTGTGCAGTGGTGTGCTCTTGCTTCGATTAGTTCTCTTAATTACCCACAGGGACAAACAACCGGTGGCGTAGAAGGCAGAGCACCGTCACAACTCACAAGCAACCGGTGCATGAAGATGCAGTGCAGTGAGAGCTAGCGTTGGTTGGGTCACGTTGGTCGTCTTGACCACGGAACAAGTTTTAATTTGCTTGCGGGTACGAGTGTGTGCGGTGCCACGGGCTAAAAGCATGCAGCTCGATCGAAATAAAGTTCACTTTTAATTTGCCATCGGCTccttttattgatttttttaaaaaaagtttctTTTGACAATAACAATCCAATCGTTTAGTAACGTCAGTGCTGGGCTGTGTCAAATCACTGCCAGATCTGGGAAGATGTTGGAGAGTTAGCTAGCCTCTTGAGTCTTGACAATTGACAGGGGACACTAGCTACTTAGTTatttaaaactatatatattagTGGTCAAATCAGTTTCGTAAAATTAAGTCTGATCGATTCACGTGACGTTTAGCAGACTAATATAATTGGCCCCGCCTCACTAAGCGGCTGCTACCTAGATAGTAGTAGTATTCTACGAGACTCGAACTTGTTTAGTACATAGATGACGTAGTAACTAGTTTGAGAGAAGCATTATTTACGGTCGTCGATGTGAAAGTAAAATTTTCATTCCTTGTTTGACGCCGGAAGTTACCTTGGAGTACAAGGAGTGTCAAATTCACCGATCGAGTCGACACCGCTTTCGAAAAAGTCAGCGATGgtactctccctctctcatgtagattttttttttaaaaaaaatctctctctctttcgtGCACATTAGCACATGCGTGATCAATCTGCCTGGCTTCCTCGCTCGCTCGCTTGTCGTCACGTCTGGTTGTCTCCCTGCCTGCCAAAAGCTTTAAACAGAGAGCTGTGGCGAATGTGATGTCTGAATCTTGTGCAAACAGTGGTCTCCAATAATAGCCAATAATTGGAGAAGCTGTTCTTTTATCAGGAGCACGTAATGCGCTAAACTGTTCTTAATTAGCCTTTATCGATCAGAGTCGATCTCGTGATGTGATGAGATTCCAAAGTCCGACTTGCTATCAAATCGCAGTACATCTAAAGTCAAAAAACGCGTCATGTCGATGGGATCTTTTTTTACAAAATGCCTACGTCGTTAGTACAGAGTACTACTATAGTAGCGTCATAATACACGAGCTGTCGTTTTTCTGCTGATTTTCTAGTCACAGAAATTGTTGATGTGTTTCCTCTTAGACCACGAATTATGTTTAGGTATAAAAAGGAGTACATGGTCCTAGGGTTAGCTCGATCAGGTAGTTATGCTATATATATTCCACTTCAGGattgagaaaagaaaaggagaatgcTTAATTTGGGGGGAGGTGGGGAATGGAACTGTGTGAATCTTCATTCATTGACTTCGATTATAATGATCAAATTCTAAAAACCAAAACAGCGAGGCTAATCTAAAGGTAGGATAGCTCCCTTTATACTATTAGGGAGTTATATTCGAGAAGGCATAGCGAGACTCAAGGGACAAAGCCCGGAGGAAAGGCCCAAAGGCCGAAGGGGCGTGATGAAACCCGAAGGACTAAGGGTGCAGCGAAGCCCTGAGGCCGAAGGGAGGCGACATGAAGACCTTCGGTGACAGAGCAAAGGCTCATCTAAGAAGGGGTCTGCAAGTTAGTTAGAACCCGATAAGGAAATAGTCGGAGGGAGATCGTCAGTAGCCTCAATGAAGGGTCCAGCACAGGTCCCACAAGACACATGTCAGGAATTGGTTGCTTAGGGCAATATAGGTGGATAATGATCGTAATACCCTTGGGATATTGTAAGATATTTCCTCATGTTAGAAGGAATATTCctgtaaataataataataataatatgagTGATTGATGTGTGACTATAAATATCCCTATTCACCAAATGTAATAAcaagaaaataatatttattacaCCCATAGTTACGGTACTGTTCACTGTGTTGTGATCACGATCCTAATATTTACCTAATGTAATAACAAGAAAGGAACAATTATTACACCCATAGTTACGTTATTATTCACTATGTTACGATCATAATCCCAACATTTGGCATTGTCCatagggatcgaacccacgactaCGTGATGATCTTATGCCACTAAAGACTAGGAAAGAAAAGGCACAAGCGTCTACGGACAGCGAGGGAAGCTCAGAGGTTCCATCGTAGCAAGGCGTGGTGGCGACCGAGAGGGTCATGGTCTGTGGTTGAGGCCCCTAGGGTCAAAATACCTAGAGTCAGCATGGTTGTCTTGGGCGGAACAGGGGGGTCCGGGGAGGTCGCGTCGGAAGACCACGAAGGTCGGATGGCCCCGATGGGTGCCTCAACGTACCATGGAACAGGAGTTCATGATGGTAATGACACACAATATAGGAGCCAGGTGGAGGAAGCCAATAAGCAAATCCAAGGGCTACGCGATGAACCCAGGTCCCTCCGCTAGTCCCTTTCATCTCAGCAAGGGGCCTCTGGGAGGCCTCCGTGGAAACGGAGACCCGGAGCTACTTCATCAGCAAGGGTCGGAAGAACCTCATCGATTACAGGTGGTAGATCAAGCCTCCTAGTTGGCTATGAGTCTGCAAATGAGATCGTGGCCTCTGAGGTTCAAAATGCCTCGACTGTACTTGTACAACGGCGAGACTGGCCCAAAGGAAATTGTATTGAGCTTCGAGACTGAGATAGAGTCTGCGGGGGGAGATGAAGCCACCATGGCTAAGGCCTTCATCCTAGCCATCAAGGGAATCACGATCTCGTGGTACACCTCTCTTCCAGCAAGAACGATATTCTCCTAGGTATAGCTTCGGGAAGCACTTTTCTCACACTTCCAGGGCAATTATGCAGCTCCAGTCACCGCAGGAGATCTTTTTGTAGTCAAGCAGAAGGAGGGTGAAAGCGTGAAGGAATTCACTATGCTTCATGCAAGTGAAGTGCCAAGCGAAGGGCCTCGGTGATGATACATTGATAGATGATTCAAGGCAAGGCCTTCGTCCGAGAGCCCTGGCCTCGTGCCTAGCATGAAAGCTGGTTAGGGATATGGATGAGTTATTCACTAATATGGAAGAGTACTCGAGGACTAAGGAAGTAAGGAGGATGAGCTTTGGTGGCACACGGATAGGCTGACCTCTGAGACTAAGAGCAACAGGACAGGCAAAGGGAGAACATCCCAAGGAAGGGATAAGGAAGAACATCCAAGGGAAGCTCACAAATCCTCAGACAAACATAGAaccaactattattattttcacTAGCCAAAGGGCCATAAGTGAGGGGTGCACAACATCGAGGAGAGCTCAGATAAGAGTAGGTAGAGAGGTGGTGGCTCAACAAGGGGTTAGGGTCACAGCTCTGGGTGGCCCTACCCGCTATACTGTGCAGTACATAATAAAAATGTCGGTCACACAACCAAGTTGTGTCCTCATGTATTGGCCCTGAAGGAAGGGCGAAACCGACAGTCGTTTGGACTTTCATGCTCGGGGTCTTCGCACGATCCTCAGACAATGCACCATGTGGAGATGTGAGATGGGCCCAGCCACCCTACTCCCCACGGTGTGGACTAGAGCCCTTCCCTCGCATCAGTCGCAGACACCCGAATTGCTGCCACCCCCGTCGAGAATGGCTATTGAAGCCACTCTAATTAACTGGAGCGAGGTCTATCCAGAATATGGAGGGGGCTCAAAGCGTGATAATGGCCATCTTCGGGGGTGCCAGCCATGACTTCAAGTCTGAAAGGCATCAGAGGGAGTATGTGTGTAGGGTTAATCATGTGGAAACCAGCTCATTGATGGTCAAGTCTTGGTGGTCACATCAGCCGATCACCTTCTCTCAGGAGGACCTCCAAGTTCACAATTATCCTCATACGGACGCCTTTGTCATTTCTGCAGATGTGTCTAGATCGGAGATACGCCATGTACTGATCGAGGCATTTGATTAGATGGGAATTCCTAGAAGCCGCTTACGGCCAGCTGGGACCCCATTGAAAAGTTTCAAAGGGATGCCAATTGAAGCTCTTGGAAGGATCCCACTCCTAGTGTCCTTTGGTGAAGGAAGAGGAGTTCGGACAGAGTATATCCTATTTGACGTAGTCGATGTTCCTTACTAGTACAATGCCATTTTTGGGCGAGGGGTGTTGTCCAAGTTTTACACAGTGGTGTATCACGGTTAACTATATATGAAGATGCCCAGCTCGGAGGGTGTTATAACTGTCTGGAGAGATCAAAACATAGCTTGTTGAATAGAATATGGCCATGCCTCAGGTCAGCGGAAGGTGCACATACTGTCTAAAGCGAACGTGAATTAAAAATAGAGCACTCCACCAAGGGCCAAGCCTGAAGGAAACATCAAGCGGATCTTGCTGCGCACGGAGGATGAGGATAAATGCATGCACATAGGCGTGGAGTTGTCGCCCGAACAAAAAGTGAAGTTGCTGGCTACTCTTCGGGCCAACGAAGACATATTCGTATGTTCACCGAACGACCTCCCAGGAGTGCCAAGAGAGCTAATAGAGCACCatctaagggcctgtttggcagagctctcagAGCAACTCCTAGAGTGGAATCAAGGGGAGCTATACCAAATAGcagttttcagtttttagctccctgagtggaaTCTATGGGAGGAAgttgaaaaaaatagtttccCTTGATTCAAGTCCTACATAGAATCACTTCCTACATATAGTTTACCATAGATAATCACTTTCAGCTACAGAATCACTTTCCTTAGAGAATCACTACCTCCAGAGAATTTGGATCAGgaggagctctaccaaacagaccctaaatgTGATCTCAGGAGTGAAATCACGGGAGTAGAAGCTTTGGAAGATGTCCACTGATCGCCTGGATGCTACGAAGGAGGAGGTCAAAAAACTTCTGAAAGTAGGGTAATTCATGAGGTCATGCACCCGAAGTGGCTAGCGAACCCTGTGTTAGTGAAGAAGCATAATGGCAAATAgcgtatgtgtgttgacttCACATACTTGAACAAGGTGTGCCTGAAGGATGACTTTCCATTGGCTAGAATAGACCAACTGATTGATGCCATCGCTGAATCAGAGCTCATGAGCTTCCTTGACGCTTATTCGGGGTATCATCAAGTTTGGATGGCCGAAGAGGACGAGGTAAATACAAGCTTCATCACACCTTCATGAACCTATTGCTATGTTTAGATGCCCTTCGGCTTGCACAATGCGGGGCCACCTTGGCATGGCTGGTAAGCAAGTATTTTGGACCCAGCTGGACCGCGATGTAGTTACATATGTGGTCTGGATTTGATGTGAAGGGGGCCATGGGGCTAACTTGGAGGAGACGTTTGCCAATATTCGGAAGGCATGTCTGAGGCTGAACCCAAAAAAGTATGTTTTTGGCATCTGCCCGGGCCAATTGCCTGGATGCTTGTGTCCAACAAAGGCATCAAAGCAAACCCGGAGAAAATTCAAGCTATCATCGATATCAAGCCTCTGAAATCGATCAATGACACACAATGCTTGGTAGAAAGAATGACCTCGCTGAATCGTTTCATCGCAAGATCTACAAAAAGAGCGTGCCTTCTTTTGGATTCTCCTAGGGTCGGACCCTTTCAGGTGGACAGATGAACAGCAGGGAGGCTTCAAAGCTTTGAAGAGCTATTTGGCGAAGTTGACCACTCTGGCCAGCCCAGATCATGGGAGTGGATTGCTGCTATACGTAGCTGCGTCACCATTGGTAGTAAGTGCCATTTTGGTCCAAGAGAACGAGGATGAAGGACTTCGGTAGGTACCGGTCTACTTTGTCTCTGAGGCACTGAGTGGCACGAAGGAGCGGTACTCCGAAGTTGAGAAGATGGCATATGTAGTGGTCATGGCCTCTAGGAAGTTAAACACTATTTCACGGCTCACCCTATCATGGTACTGATCTCATACCCGCTGAGGGAGGTCTTCTCGTGAATTCACCGGACGCATAAGTAAGTGGGCGGTCGAACTCTCCCCGTTGTGCGTCACCTTCACGGCCTGCACAACCATAAAGTCACAGGCACTGGCAAACTTCATCGTCGATTGGACGCCTAGAGCAAAGGAGTTGGAGGACCCACAGCCTGACCAGATATAAATCATACATACCGATGGAGGCTGGAGACTCTCAAGCGCAGGAGCAGCAACAATCCTAATATTGCCAGAGGATCGAAGCTATTCTATGCAGCCATGCTGAATTGGTGACTACAAATAGGCTAACACTACATCAAAAAAcccattagtgacggatgtcACACCCGTCACTCCAAATGTGTCACTAATGTGGACTCATTAATGATGGTTttgtttaaaaaacaaaaaaggaaacttTTTTTGCACTCAACGGACAAACCTTGCGACCCCCATGGCTCGTGTGGCCGCTCTCACCCAAACCGTGCAAATTACGTGAGACGTGCATTTTCTTGGATTCGaaccggcgacctcctcctcgtgcaaagcttccttaccatctcacctcatAGTCTTACCTGATGAATATATcaaaatttattcttttaatCTTTCCCGCTCAAATGTttagatgattatttgggcatctatatggctttaaataaaaaagttatcaactacaaaattgtacaTCTCATCAATGtctacaatattcatataaagtttgtctccatccaacTCCGTATAAAAAAGTTTATGTACAATCCATGCAATGTTCAGTAAAATAgttataacttttgcatacgaagtcCGATTTTGATGTTCAATCTCTACTTTCAAAGCTAATGAGGAGGCGCAtctgaaaaaaatatgtgtttacacaTGTACCTTTTTAACCCCAAAAAAGGCTCGAAAGACCTTCGACAAGATCATTGAAGTTTTTAGTTGAAAATTGATATTATCTAATTTGCTTGAAATTTTTTGAGACATAGTGTtacatctgaaagttagtgTTGTGCAGATGTTTCATTAATCTGAATTAACAAACTCATGATAAAATTCTTTGAATCTGTATTTTTTCAATTGTATGGTCCTGTGCGTAGCTTTTTCAATCattcctactagttttacactagatacATTAATTTAGTTTATGGTCAAGTGTGTGATTTCCTTTTACAGTCTTTTAACATTTATTTGTACATCtatatgacttcaaataaaaaaatggtcaactacaaagttgtagatcccatcgagagctataatttttatataaagtttgtcttcatccgacCCCGTATGAAAAActtataaatttctaaaatatgtTGTatttaatcattagtgatgggttatatctatcacctgtcactaatgactattcAGATTTTGACTAGCTTTTTGATACTGGTCGGAAGATCTGCCACTAATGTACGTTCTTATGatgtgaaagtcattagtgacggattatagCTATAACTCGTTACTAATGTGCGTTCTTCCGATCAGTTATCCTCATAGAAGTACTCGAGATTCagctaatcattagtgacgggttatagttTTCATATTAGTAACAGGTTATAGCTTTtgcattagtgacaggtcatagttATCACCGGTCACTAATGAGTGACCCCAGTACTATGCAACCCAAAGGCTATCTTTTGTAACATGTGTCGTCTctatccatcactaatgtaaaagtcattagtgacaattCATAgctataacctgtcactaatatgcGTTCTTTCGAGCAGTTATAACTCGAGATTCAACCAGTCACTAGTTACAGGTTATAGTTTTCACATTAATAATGGGTTATAACTTTCATATTAGTGACAGACCATAGTTGTCACCATCGCTAATGAGTGGCTCCAGCATTACGCGGTCTAGAAGCTATCTTTTGTGACGTGTACCGTCTCTATCTATTACTAATGACTTGGGCTCTCATGTGAACCGTCATTGCGATCTTTAGTGACGGGGATTTTCTCTTTCGTCAATAATGACCTATCACTGATAGGTCTTAGTTAGGTTTTAGCTCAGGGTCACATTAGTAACGAGTTATTATTAAACCCGTtactaatataatattaataataATTTCTGAACGATCGTCACTTATATGTTAGTGTGACTAGTAGTAAAATAACTTTACAATGTCTTAACAATCTTCACGAGAATCACGTGCTCCCTTTCGCACAGTTGCACCGTACATTCGTACGTTCCCCAATCAGCTTGCTCTGTGTCGTAAATAAAACGCGTGGGCGTGGCATTATCAGGTCACGAGCGAGCACGTAATACCCACTAGGTTCACCGCGTACGTACGTAATAGCGGCTGACACCGCCGGCGTCATTTGTCCATACAGAACTAGCCAGAccgatgcatgcatgtgtgccaGGGCACATCAGGTCGCAGGGACAGATGCCCAATGGCTGTGACCGTAGTGTACTCGTCGGTCGATCCTTTGTTGCGATCAACTCAACTGTGGACCAAGACGCGCAGCGCGCGCGCAATCGATTCCTCGTGACCAGCTAGCGAACGGCCGCCCGGTCCGGCTCCCGCGCGCCAACCGCTGGCTGCCGGCCCCCACCACGAACTTCATCGGCACCTCGAGCTGTCGTCTCGACAGGCTAGGGACCGGTCGAGAATTATCGGCATACGGCACCGACCGAATCCGACTGGCCCAGTGCCGGCGATAGGGAGCTCGCGAGCACGTGCGGTCGCCGAACATCGATCCACTACTAGCAAAACGCGAGATCGCATTCGGCAGCGGCACGGTCGAACAGGCCAGGCAGACAGGGGTCGCGTATGATCTCCGTGCCCGCGCGCGCAGCAGATCGAGCAGAGGTCGGTCCGTGCGCGGCTGCGCGCGGCGCTTCACGGCTTCATCACGACGCGCTGCTGTCCCCCAAGATAAAAGTTGCGGCGCCATTTATCGCTCCGCGTCCAAAGAAGCCTCAAGCGTCGGCGGCAGCGAGTGCCGATCCCTGCACGGCCCGTGATATGCACTACGtggaaaacataaaaaaaaaagacactaTATAAGTTACGGTTTATAGCATGACTAATTAATGAAGAACTTTTTAGTAACGGATACTACTATGATCCATTATTTATACAGTCTTTAGttagaactaggattatgatcCGTTATTTATGACATAAGtgactcatcactgatgatataagtgacgagttaaaTTATGACTCGTtatttatgataaaaaatagtgataagtCATTTTAAACTAGTTAATAGTGACgtatcaagttgtgacccgttatttaaattattttaggctagtcataagtgacgggttaaattTTGATCCATTACTAATGAtggtatttacaatttttttaactatttaAATCATTCACCATTATATAAGCATGCACAAGAGCACAATATTTTATAGAACAATTTGagtaggaaaagaaaaaagaaatatacaTTGACTAAGTTACGGCAAAAAAGACAACAAGCTTTTTCACGATTGCAAAAAAGAGCATCAAATTAAGCTTTAATTTGTCGCTGTTTTAAACGGTATATATTTATGGACAGAGAATATTGTTAGTTACATGTGTGCAGTATGTGAGCAAGCATTTTTATACTTTTGTTATAAGAATTTTCTGACCACTTCAtctttcacaattttttttctcttattttttctcatcctaGTAACACTAGAATAAgaatcattgtacatttctgctcaagctTGATATAAGGAGTTACGGCTATGGACATAAACACGGGTTCCGAAAACAGTACAAAAATTTTAGGggacgagaactcaatctttcaagatgaatttggcctcgaaaaaatTGTCGAACCCGACGTATGCAAATttgtagatatccgtagagtgAAAAAACATCGAAATCAGAGTCCGTATGTAAAtattatgcctgttttaccgaAGGTACTCTGGATCATCTATCAAATTgcgatcatttggatgagattcataaattcatataatatttgtataaatttggatgaagaaaatttttgtatataaattataaccctcgaaaaaattcataaaatatatgtacaaatttggatgaagcaaaataaatcattagtaacggatcaaGATTACgattcgtcactaatgttcaattattagtgacggatcatagttctaactcgtcactaatgatggttcaCGCTATGACCCGTCATCTATGACCTTCagcaaagaagattaaaaagataaaaaaaaatccggtttctatcacagcTAAGTTTCTCTCACAACTACATGATTGGTGAGGTGACAAGGGAGCTATAGTGCAAGGAGAGGTTGCAGATTTGAGGCCCACAGAACTCAGactaaaaatagtttaaaaaataGCATGTCTTGTAgggcatatgcgatgggccATTACGTTGGGATGGcttgggtgaaaaaaatattttttttgatttttttcgtattaaaaacaaaaaaatatttattaatcataagtgatggatcattgTTACAACTCGTCACTGATATTTAGTTATTAGTGATATGTTActgttacgacctgtcactaattaccTTCATTAATGACGaatcacggttatgacccatcattaatgatctTATTTGGTGGCACATACGTCACaaatgatgactcatcagtgacataTTCAAAATGACATGTGTAAAATCCGTTACTAATAATAGTTATTACCTGTCGTTGATGGTCTCTTTTCACGTAGTGATGGGCGGCACACGCGTGAGCCCAGCGGTCAGGCGATCACCACCAGTTCGCCAACACGTTCCACGTACGGCGCAACCGGGGCGGGGGCACGAGGCGGGGCGGCATGGCGCAAAATGCTAGAGTTGGAGGATGTGtatgttggattgtgatccgaatgCTTGTTGGGCTATACAAGGGACGTCTTcgcacccctataaatatatcttataaGCTGCAAGGAGAGTTGAGACGTTCATTGTAATCCCTTGTATTGTACACATCcttgatatagtgaagatcgccgATTAGTGCCCGTGATTTTTTTCGCAAGGGTTTTTCACGCAAAAATCGTGTCTCGTGTTCGATCCTGTCGTGCTTGATTtcttacaagtggtatcagagccgaaTTGGATACATAAgtacaagaaaaaaattgatcGGTTTGTGTCCGATTCGTCTCGCCGCCGAGTTCTCGCTCGGGATTCGTCGACTTCGCGCGTGTCCATTCTACGTCGTTGTCCATCTCGCAGGATTCGTTTGTCGTCGGGGTTGAATCACTGTTTTTTTCATCTTTCGTACTCCATCGACCACGCGAACGCATCTGCTCCAAAGATTCTCTTCTTGGTGCGGTTCCAATAAGGttttttttggtgattttgCTACGTGTACCCGAGGAAAGTTAAAagtttttttgcaattttgctACGTGCACCCGAGGAAAGTTAACAGGAGATTGGTTTCTGTTTGATTGCTGCACGTATGCGAAGTGTACCAGGATTTCTGCAGTTTATTGCTTCATGCACACAAGGTTGTACCAGAGGATTGCAGCCTATTTTGTTGCTGATTATTCTTCGCCATGACTTCTTTAAAGTATGATATTCTGTTGCTAAACCGAGATACAATGTTTTCTCTATGACAAATCAAGATGCGAGTTGTTATTGCGCATACTGATCTGGATGATGCACTTGATAATTTTGGAAACAAAGATTAAAAGTCTTGGTcgatgaagaaaagaaaaagcatCGTAAGGCTTTGTCACGAATTCATctttatttatcaaataatattttgcaGGTGGTTTTGCAGGAGAAAA
This genomic window from Phragmites australis chromosome 7, lpPhrAust1.1, whole genome shotgun sequence contains:
- the LOC133923501 gene encoding COPII coat assembly protein sec16-like, with product MPNPSSASPSPLPPPAPAATRRRRRRWQLLPPSSSTSGASATSSSSSSSSSGLSFSFPSFSPAPSPFHHRFLSPLRASAVPFSWEHRPGIPKTPARQTARVNKAAKAPPLPLPPSILSSKVGAAKDPFSTAADYFIVPENAKAARRRRRRQQRRPRQPALAATLTDWLAVLSFYRSCTRPHDCLAGTQPPRPRAPAKTR